The following are encoded in a window of Armatimonas rosea genomic DNA:
- the metK gene encoding methionine adenosyltransferase, with protein sequence MSDTSLFTSESVSVGHPDKIADQISDAILDFCLAELPTSRVACETLVTTDTVVVAGEITTQKDALTARKVDELARAVIAEIGYNDPAMLFSANEVRVFNFVHAQSPDIAMGVDSGGAGDQGLMFGYACDDTEALMPLPIQVAHQLVATHVELRNSKKLAWLRPDAKSQVTVKYDSSGKPVGLDAIVLSTQHDESVMASKHGKPYFTDEARQEIIETLIRPVLLKECPSLITGELVALSPDNLDATVADNAIRCFVNPTGNFLIGGPHGDSGLTGRKIIVDTYGGYARHGGGAFSGKDPTKVDRSAAYVARYLAKLVIAAGLASKCEIQLAYAIGVAQPVSVRVDTFGTGKLPDTEISARLKSKFDLTPKGIIETLNLRRPIYQATAKNGHFGNPSFPWEDTSRASELA encoded by the coding sequence ATGTCTGATACTTCCCTGTTTACCTCGGAGTCCGTCTCCGTTGGCCATCCCGATAAGATCGCCGATCAAATCAGTGATGCCATCCTGGACTTCTGCCTCGCGGAGCTACCCACCAGCCGTGTTGCCTGTGAGACGCTGGTCACCACAGATACCGTGGTGGTCGCGGGGGAGATTACCACGCAAAAAGACGCCCTAACCGCACGCAAGGTCGATGAGCTGGCTCGCGCGGTGATTGCGGAGATTGGCTACAACGATCCTGCGATGCTCTTCTCTGCCAACGAGGTGCGTGTCTTTAACTTTGTGCATGCCCAGTCCCCCGATATCGCCATGGGCGTCGACTCGGGCGGTGCGGGCGACCAAGGTCTGATGTTTGGGTATGCCTGCGACGATACCGAGGCGCTGATGCCCCTGCCGATCCAGGTCGCGCACCAGCTTGTCGCGACCCATGTCGAGCTGCGCAACTCCAAGAAACTGGCCTGGCTCCGCCCCGATGCCAAGAGCCAGGTGACCGTCAAGTACGACAGCAGCGGCAAGCCAGTCGGGCTCGATGCCATTGTGCTCTCCACCCAGCACGATGAGAGTGTCATGGCCTCCAAGCACGGCAAGCCCTACTTCACCGACGAGGCGCGCCAGGAGATTATCGAGACCCTGATCCGCCCGGTTCTCCTCAAGGAGTGCCCCAGTCTCATCACCGGCGAGCTCGTGGCGCTCTCTCCCGACAACCTCGATGCGACCGTCGCTGACAACGCCATCCGCTGCTTTGTCAACCCGACCGGCAACTTCCTGATCGGCGGCCCCCACGGCGACTCGGGTCTGACCGGGCGCAAGATCATTGTCGATACCTACGGCGGCTACGCGCGCCATGGCGGCGGTGCGTTCTCGGGCAAGGACCCGACAAAAGTAGACCGCTCGGCAGCCTATGTCGCGCGCTACCTCGCCAAGCTGGTTATCGCCGCGGGGCTGGCCAGCAAGTGCGAGATCCAGCTCGCCTACGCCATCGGGGTTGCACAGCCGGTCTCGGTGCGTGTGGATACCTTCGGCACGGGCAAGCTCCCCGACACGGAGATCTCGGCCCGCCTCAAGAGCAAGTTCGATCTGACCCCCAAGGGCATTATCGAGACGCTCAACCTGCGCCGCCCGATCTACCAAGCCACCGCCAAGAACGGCCACTTCGGTAACCCTAGCTTCCCCTGGGAGGACACCAGCCGCGCCAGCGAGCTGGCCTAA
- a CDS encoding tyrosine-type recombinase/integrase codes for MYKALGQNSLITWEEAIQEFSYHLQATRSPQTLRFYKVQLRQFTPWANENQVPFQGFGKRHLDRYLAYRQGKGIGPTTLRHDAICLKALCKWCSRNDLLERNPLADYEIRKAPAPARYMPPDDDVRAILEATRNYFDPTKNPDARFLPPGKRLFHRDRNIAITIGLLDSACRVGELLALKVEDYRIKERMIYIRESKGREPRALPVSPGWASAMEIWLRLRKKLMSNLPPEEDEGWLFINEMGNQADIHSFRRALKTYARWANLPGSITLHSLRRFSLNKLAKTNLLAAQTIAGHKETKTTLLYTKLDPDFVRDVHQSVGVVQKILQNPAKELVVRRKRLV; via the coding sequence ATGTACAAAGCTTTGGGCCAAAACAGCCTCATCACCTGGGAGGAAGCCATCCAGGAGTTCTCCTACCACCTTCAGGCGACACGCTCGCCTCAGACCCTGCGCTTCTACAAAGTCCAGCTCCGGCAGTTCACGCCTTGGGCCAATGAGAACCAGGTGCCCTTCCAGGGCTTCGGCAAGCGCCACCTCGACCGGTACCTCGCGTACCGGCAAGGCAAAGGCATCGGGCCGACCACGCTCCGCCATGATGCCATTTGCCTGAAAGCTCTGTGCAAGTGGTGCTCACGCAACGATCTTCTGGAGCGCAACCCGCTGGCCGACTACGAGATTCGCAAGGCTCCTGCCCCTGCCCGCTACATGCCGCCCGATGATGATGTCCGGGCAATCTTAGAGGCGACCCGTAACTACTTCGACCCTACCAAGAATCCCGATGCCCGTTTCCTACCTCCCGGCAAACGACTCTTTCACCGGGATCGCAATATCGCCATCACCATCGGACTGCTCGATAGCGCGTGTCGTGTGGGAGAGCTACTCGCCTTGAAGGTGGAGGACTACCGCATCAAAGAGCGGATGATCTACATCCGGGAGAGCAAAGGTCGCGAACCCAGAGCGCTTCCGGTCAGTCCGGGATGGGCCAGTGCGATGGAAATCTGGCTCCGACTCCGAAAGAAGCTCATGTCCAACCTGCCTCCTGAGGAAGATGAGGGCTGGCTCTTCATCAACGAGATGGGCAATCAGGCTGATATTCACTCGTTCCGCCGTGCCCTCAAGACCTATGCTCGCTGGGCAAACCTGCCCGGCTCTATCACACTTCACAGCCTACGTCGTTTCTCGCTCAACAAACTCGCCAAGACAAACTTGCTTGCCGCTCAGACTATCGCAGGGCATAAGGAGACAAAGACCACGTTGCTCTACACTAAACTCGACCCGGACTTCGTTCGTGACGTGCACCAGAGCGTTGGTGTTGTCCAGAAGATTCTTCAGAATCCAGCCAAGGAACTGGTGG